From Trichoderma atroviride chromosome 1, complete sequence, one genomic window encodes:
- a CDS encoding uncharacterized protein (BUSCO:EOG092D23UZ) — translation MSFLKTRTQQLPSSSMTRSQSSASTADDPAENTADEEDSEDYCKGGYHPVQIGENFKDGRYTVVRKLGWGHFSTVWLSRDNSNGKHVALKVVRSATHYTETAVDEIKLLNKIVQANPDHPGRKHVVSLLDSFEHKGPNGTHMCMVFEVLGENLLGLIKRWNHRGIPMPLVKQITKQVLLGLDYLHRECGIIHTDLKPENVLIEIGDVEQIVKRVLPQGADKDDKENNRNGRRRRRTLITGSQPLPSPLHGNFESYLHAPYSSIDRASGKTEAGKQKDDSLKAEDAHNKREKSADLLSREVSGISLNTPTEDGHDVISVKIADLGNACWVNHHFTNDIQTRQYRSPEVILGAKWGASTDVWSMSAMVFELITGDYLFDPQSGTKYGKDDDHIAQIIELLGPFPRSLCLSGKWSQEIFNRKGELRHIHRLRHWALPDVLKEKYHFKEDEAKRISAFLTPMLELVPEKRANAGGMAGHPWLDDTPGMKGVKIEGLEVGGRGEGIDGWATEVRRR, via the exons ATGAGCTTCCTTAAGACTAG AACCCAGCAATTGCCGAGCTCCTCCATGACTCGCTCACAGTCCTCCGCGTCCACGGCCGACGACCCCGCCGAGAACACggccgacgaggaggatTCCGAAGACTACTGCAAGGGCGGCTACCATCCCGTCCAGATTGGCGAGAACTTCAAGGACGGCCGGTACACGGTGGTGCGCAAGCTGGGATGGGGCCACTTCTCGACCGTGTGGCTGTCGCGCGACAACAGCAACGGCAAGCACGTTGCGCTCAAGGTGGTGCGGTCCGCCACGCACTACACCGAGACGGCCGTCGACGAGATCAAGCTGCTCAATAAGATTGTCCAGGCCAATCCCGACCACCCCGGCCGCAAGCACGTCGTCAGCCTGCTGGACTCGTTTGAGCACAAGGGCCCCAACGGCACCCACATGTGCATGGTCTTTGAGGTGCTGGGCGAGAACCTGCTGGGCCTCATCAAGCGCTGGAACCACCGCGGCATCCCCATGCCGCTGGTCAAGCAAATCACCAAGCAggtgctgctgggcctggacTACCTGCACCGCGAATGCGGCATCATCCACACCGACCTCAAGCCCGAGAACGTCCTCATCGAGATTGGCGACGTCGAGCAGATTGTCAAGAGGGTCCTGCCCCAGGGCGCCGACAAGGACGACAAGGAAAACAATCGCAACGGCCGCAGAAGGCGTAGGACTCTCATCACAGGCAGCCAGCCGCTGCCATCTCCCCTCCACGGCAACTTTGAATCCTATTTGCACGCCCCATACTCGAGCATTGATCGAGCCTCTGGTAAGACGGAAG CGGGTAAGCAAAAAGATGATTCTCTAAAGGCCGAGGATGCTCAtaacaagagagaaaagtcTGC TGACCTTTTGTCTCGCGAAGTCTCAGGAATTTCTCTCAACACCCCGACCGAGGATGGCCATGATGTGATTAGCGTCAAGATTGCAGATCTGGGTAACGCGTGTTGGGTTAACCACCATTTCACCAATGATATCCAGACGCGACAATATCGGTCGCCGGAGGTGATACTGGGAGCGAAATGGGGAGCAAGTACAGATGTATGGAGCATGTCTGCCATG GTCTTTGAGCTGATTACGGGCGACTACCTCTTCGATCCACAATCGGGCACAAAATACGGCAAGGACGACGACCACATTGCGCAAATCATCGAACTGCTTGGCCCCTTCCCGCGCTCTCTCTGCCTTAGCGGCAAGTGGAGCCAGGAAATCTTTAACCGCAAGGGCGAGCTGCGACACATTCACAGACTGAGGCACTGGGCGCTGCCCGACGTCCTGAAGGAGAAATACCATTTcaaagaggacgaggctAAGCGCATCTCCGCCTTCCTGACTCCGATGCTGGAGCTCGTGCCCGAGAAGCGAGCAAACGCCGGCGGCATGGCCGGCCATCCATGGCTGGACGATACCCCCGGCATGAAGGGCGTCAAGATTGAGGGGCTGGAGGTTGGAGGCCGCGGCGAGGGCATCGACGGCTGGGCGACGGAGGTGCGGAGACGATAA
- a CDS encoding uncharacterized protein (TransMembrane:1 (o41-64i)), with translation MIELHHLYSATSHHFPPAGHNQFSQSLIHHLLFFLCCYPRLLFIPFALLTASSSSCLSFGRLFLVFSSSAEQRHPAGENSDASSSSCSVCLFMRPWEI, from the exons ATGATTGAGCTTCACCACCTTTATTCTGCCACCTCCCACCATTTTCCTCCAGCTGGCCACAACCAGTTCTCACAATCTCTCATCCAtcatttgctctttttcctctGTTGTTATCCTCGTTTGCTTTTTATACCATTTGCTTTGCTTActgcttcctcctcgtcgtgTTTGAGTTTCGGTCGccttttcctcgtcttttcttcttctgcggaACAACGTCATCCTGCAGGTGAGAACTCTG acgcctcttcttcatcgtgcTCAGTCTGCCTATTTATGCGGCCTTGGGAGATTTAG